The DNA sequence TGTGGAGCGTATGAGTCTTGGTTTGGCTcagctcataatctcagggtcgtgggatggagcacAGCATCAGGGTCTGCTCTCAGTGTGGGCTCTGCTTGAGATtacttctcactctgcccctctcactcatgctttttctctctctctctctctctaataaataaacaaatctttaaaaaaaaaaaaaaaccctaaacatagaattacctAATGGTCGAGGAACCCCACTTGTGGATATGTAtacacccaaaagaattgaaagcaagtTCCTGAAGAGCTACGTGTACAGCAAATTCAAGGCAGCACCATTCACAATAACCACCCACCCCAAGTTCCATGACACATGAATGGATACGCAAAATGCCGTAtatgcacacaatggaatattgtccgaccttaaaaaagaaggaaattctgacacttgcgacagcatggatgaaccttgacaaTGTTATAccgagtgaaataagccagccccAAAAGACAAATTCTGGATGATTCCATTTTTGAGACACTTAGTCATCTATGAGGGGTCAaagtcatagagacagaaagcaggatggtgattgccagggactggggggaaagaaggagaaaatggagagTTGCTATCCGCTGCACAACATCACAAATGAGTTGATACCacctgaactgtacacttaaaaataatggTTATGGTactgggtggggggtagggatagggtggctgggttatggacattggggaaggtatgtgctatggtgagtgctgtgaagtgtgtaagcctggcgattcacagacctgtacccctggggctaatactacattatatgttaataaaaaataaaaaatttaaaaaaatatataaaatggttaTGGTAAATTTCCATGTTCTGTATCTTTTAccgcaataagaaaaaaatggaaacgaaatcggaaaaacaaacaaaaccacaacaaaagCAACCGAACACCACAGGCAAGCTGGGAGGGGGATAAAACATGgaagaataatatttatttatattgtgtttTAGTTCAGAAGTCCACAAACTATAGCATGTGATaactatgtgtatatattatatataaatatgcatctCGTGCCCTACGGAGGTCTACCCCCAGATGCTCAGGAAACATCCCTGAACTTGAGGTCTTCTTCCTCTTGTCTCTGTGTGAGGAGGAAACACATTTGGTGACAAGAAAGTCATGGTCAGGTGTGAAGGAGGGAGAAGATGGATTCATCTTTGCATTCACCAGTGCGGTGGAGCAGCTGAGAATTATATCCCCCCACGCCCAAATGACTAGTTTAAATGAACTgcacataggggtgcctgggtgactcagtgggttaaagcctctgccttcggctcaggtcctgatctcagggtcctgggatcaagccccgcatcgggctctctgctcggcggggagcctgcttcccccccgaccccccgcctctgcctgcctctctgcctacttgtgatttctgtctgacttgtgatctctgtctgtgaaataaatagataaaaaatctttttttaaaaaaagactttttaaaatgaactgcACATGAACAAATGCAATAAATGAGGCTTTGCCTCGGACCCTGGACACATACCCTGAACTTAAATTTGACCTAATGATCTTTAacaacgtaaaaaaaaaaaaaaacctcttgaaCATGGAAGCagaaaactgactttttttttttaataatctttttattttgaaatcattgtTGGTTCATAGGAAGTGACAAAGATAGTAGGAAGAGGTCCCAGGTTCCCTTTGCCCTGTTCTCCCAGTGGGTACATCTTACCCACAGTCTCAAAATCAGGAAACGAATACCAGGACAATGTGTGTGTTTGTCATTTTATCACCCATGCAGATCTGTTGTAATCACCTCTGCACACAAGGTACAGAGCTGTTCTGCCAAGGCAAAGACCTCCCTCCTGCCACTCCTTGATAGCTATACCCgctccctcccactcccaaccCCATGTCGCCCCTGACCACAGGCACCCACTAATTCATTCTCCTTCTCTATCACCTTGAGGAGactgatgaattttattttttttttaagatttacttatttttagagagagagagggaaggcatGTGCGCATGCCCAGTGGGAAGGGAGGggtacagagagagaaaaagagagagaccctCAAGCAGACTGACtgccctctgagcatggagcccgacttggggctccctctcatgaccctgagatcatgacctgagctgaaatcaagcatcGGACACCCGAGCGCCCTGAGACtgagttttatctttatttatttatttttaaagattttatttatttatttgacagatcacaagtaggcagagaggcaggcagagagagagaggaggaagcaggctccctgctcagcagagagcccgatgtggggctcgatcccaggggatcatgacctgagccgaaggcagaggctttaacccactgagccacccaggtgcccctgagactGAGTTTTAAATCCAACTTTTGGTCCTGCCCAGCTGTGCGACCTGGGATGAGTCACATTGTCTTTTCTGGACTTTGTTCATTTCACCCATAATAATAAGAGGTTGGACTACATCAACATTTCGCTCAAATTTCAGTAGGAAGATAGGATCCCGAAGCTCCACAAGGATTGTGAGAAGGAAAATGGGTTTATGTTGACATAAACTGCACCCAAGCAGTTCCTTAACCTAGTGTCTCTCTTGATGGGACCTTAGAGCTTTGCTTTCGAGGTGGCCGTGAGCACGGTGGTGACAGGGTGAGTCAGTCAACAAAGAGGGACGTCTGCCACACGGCATTACTCTAGACTTCGGATGGGAGGGACATGGCAAAACACGGTCCCTGAGGAGGCTGGGTGCAGAGCTGGGAAATAGAATGTAAACACgtaaacacacagagaaacaagAGTCCTTCCCGTCCTGGGAAGCACAGTAAGGAAGAGATTGCGGCGCTGTGAGTGTCCCAGAgtggggtggtcagggaaggcttctcggAGAAGGTAACAGCTGAACTGGAACAAGCGTGATGAAAAGGTGGCCACCATGTGAAGACTGTGGGAGAACttgaggggagggggacagatCCAAGCAGAAAGGCGGTCAGATACCCTGAACCAGGCTGATCTGGGACAGTCAAGGCTCAGAGAGACGGCCACTGTGGCTAGGATgcagtgaggagggaggggagaagtaaGAGGTGattttggaggggatgggaggggccACACCTGGTGTGTCCTGCAGGTCAAAGTCAGGGGGGTGGATTTTATTCTGACTACAAAGGGCAACGAGTAGAGGCTTCCAAGCAGCGGAATGATGTGTCCTACGTGGGCTTTAGAAAGCTCTCCCTGACTTCAGTGTGTAGGATGAACAGAAGGGACAAGATGGGCACAAGAGCAGCAAGCCAGTTAGAATGTCCCTGGGATGGCCTAGGCTAGACCTGACCGTGTTTCGGTCCAGCGCTAGGACAGTGAAATGGAGAAAAGTCGCATGGGTCTAACGTGGAGGACGAGAGGAGTAAGAGACAGAGGGAAGTCACAATCCCTGGTTTCAGGCCTCCGCAGCTGGCCAACTGCCATCTATTTAGGATGGGACAGCTTGGCAAGGACTAAGACTTGGGGCCGACTGGAAGGAAGTAGAACCTAGCGGCGGCCGTGGCATCTTCCTCCAGTGTCCCCGTGGAGATGTTAGGTAGCTGAAGGGGAGTTAAAGACAGACATCTGCAGTTCAAGGGAGACGTCTCAGCCCCAGATAAAGATTTGAGACCCATCGGGCAGTAGATGGTTTCTGACGACACAGAACCCGATGACAGCCACTCTGGGTGGGAGTGAAGGTAAGGACAGAGTGAAAGTCAACTCGGGTCCCTCAGGCCAGCCATCATTCGGAGATggcggaggaggaggggaaagtgAAGGAGCTTGACAGGGAGCTGTGGGCAAGTAGGAGGAAACCAGGGAGGGTAGCATCAGGGACGTCTGGAAAACAAAGTATTTCAAGGAGGAAGTGACCAAGTGTGTCAAATGTCACCAACGGACTGAGTACATGAGGTTGGAGAACTGACTTTTGACTTCGGCAAAAGGTAGGTCCGCGGTGGCGTGGACAAGAGTCACTGCAGGTCAATGCGGGGACAAAGGGCTGGCTGGAGCGCGATGGGACAGGAtgtagtgggggagggggcacggaACACTGGGTGCGGGAATGAGGGTACCATGGCAGGGCTTCAATAAGATGGGCAATGAGGCGTACTTATGCCCAGAGGATAACGACAAAGGTCCACTCGGGAGGGAGAAATGGCTGATATAGCATCCCTCGGCGAATGAGGTACTGAGAGGGCACGAGGGGGTAGAGCCCAGCAGGGGGACATCACCGAGGTTGGGGGGTGGGCGGTGTCAGGTGGCTCTCCTCTGACTGTATCCATTTCTGTCTCTGAAGTCCGTGGCACCATCACCAGCTGGAATTGAGGCCGGGAGTGTGGAAGATGCAGAGAGTAGAAGACAGGCATCAGCCATCTCAAGAATGAGGATGGGAAGCTTCTAGCGGGGTGTTGGAGGAGTTGAGGGCCCGCTTGGGATCTACAGTTTGGATTCTAAAGTGAGCCCAACCGTTCAGGTGTGCTGGTTCTTAAGCAAAACCTGGACCCAACCAGAGTCTGGGGTTTTGCCAGGAGAGCATCttgggtggaggggggtggggggagaggcaggattgggggagaggcagggcggTGATGATCAGGCTGGATCAAAGTCTCCAGGCTGGGTGAAGAGGTGAGCGACGCGTGGCACCATACGGGGCGAATGGCCCTGCATGGGGGGCTAAGGCTCAGAGGGCTCAGGAGCTCAGAGAAGAGCTGCCCTGGGGCTAAGGCAGTATCTGAGCTGGAAGACTAGGAGGTGACCTTTGGGTCTGGAGGTTTGAGGGATGACATGCTGGAGTGTGTGTCTGATGTGGGGGGGTAGAGGTGAGGCTGTTGCAGTCAAGGGCGATCTGTGAATTCTTTGACCTCCTTAGCCGCTCCCCACGTGGGAGTCCGAGAGCTACATCCTACCAGAGCTGGGAGCGATGAACCTCTCCACCGTACAGAGAAAATGAGACCCAGGGATGCCAGTGTCGGAAACCTCCAGATCGGAATCCGGAGTTCTAAATCTCAGCCTCAGGGTGGGGGAGATTCTTGTTGCTGCCATCCCAGTCCCCCATCCCCAGCTTGCCCCCTGCTGCACAGCTTTCCCCTGCATACCCCCTCCTCTAGAGAAGTATTCTGCACACACAGCCACAAGGAGTGCCTTCCTGGTTTTGACCATGTCACACCGTGTCCTTACAAACGTTCGGTGGCAGATCCGCACCCTCGTTCTGTCGTTCACCCTCCCAGTTAATTATTTACTttcgttcattcactcattcactcattcattcattcattctgtgatTCCATCTTTCATCGTTCTTTCGCTAGCTTCGATCTGTTAAACCAGGtgcgaaggaggagttctcagcCACTGGGAAATTGTCATCCACCCGACCAACCCTCCAGACTCCTGACGAGGATGGCCTGCCTGCCAGTCCCAGAGCTGCCTCAGCTAACATGTGGGGATCACATGTCCTCAAACGCCTGGCAGGTGTCCAGGCTTTCGCCTGCCCGCTGCTCATCTCATCCCATCCCTGACTGCCTACGTCGTATGTGTGCCAAATGTCGGAGCTCTTCCAGCCTCTCCCCCGTAGCCGGCCTCATTATTTATGAACTGCTGTCGACCAAAGTCCACAAGGCCAGTCTTCATAAACTTCTAAAGCTGCCTgtatctccattaaaaaaatctttttttttttaaatccgaGGAAGCAATCCTTGctccttgtaaaaaaaaaatatgaccaagtggggcgcctgggtggctcagtgggttaaagcctccgccttcagctcaggtcgtgatctcagggtcctgggattgagccccacatcaggctctctgctcagcagggagcctgcttcctcccgtctctctgcctacttgtgatctctgtctgtcaaataaataaataaacaaaatcttaaaaaaacaaaaaacgacaaAGTACACAAGGTAAAAAAATCCCACGGTGCCAACCACTGTTACAAGTGGGGCAGTGGGTGTGGTTTCATTTGTATCTTTCTAGATCTTTTCTAAACATTCGTAAAGGAAAgcagcatatatatatgtaaatacgcATGATCGAGTACGTATTTACAAATTGAGATCACAGGCTATTATTCTGCAACTTGCCTTTTGCCTGTGACAATAAATGATGAGCACTGTGACAGGCTGGTGCTGCAGAtctcctttgtccttttttttattttttatttttcacttgacagacagagatcacaagtaggcagagaggcaggcagagagagagaaagggaagcagactccctgctgagcagagagcaggacgcgggggctccatcccaggaccctgggaccatgaccagagccgaaggcagaggctttaaaccactgagacatccaggtagccctcctttgtcctttttttttttttttttaaaggctgcacTGCACTCACACTGTGGATGGACCTGGCTTTGTGTAATTGGTTCCCATCGATGGCTGCGTAACTGGATTTACACCCCCAGCTACAATGCTGCACTGGACATCTTCCTGGGTTTCTTGAGCTTCTCTGAAGGTTCCTTCCTAGAACTGGAACTGCTGGGCCACGTGCATTTTCGATTTTAACAGATACCCAGTGCCAGGCATAGCGCCCGATACATAGTAGGAGCTTTGCAAAGATTTGTGGTGGGAAAGGATGCTGCTATGTCACGCTTTAGGGTTATACTCTTTCCCCTCCCCGCGGCTGTAAGCAGAGACACCTAGAACTGGCTGTTGTCTGCCACCAGGTCCCAGCAAGGCTGGGTTTCACAGTGACCAGACTTGCCCTCAGGCCActctggggctgctggggaggaCTGAAGGGTCTTGTGCCATCTTCGATGAAAGGCGGCGGCATCCAGGCTGAAGAGGTCCTCCTCCTTAAGGTCTGCAAAGCCCATTGCTTGATGTGCCCCCCGCCCAAGGTGGGTGTTTACCCAGTGAGGGCAGCATCAGCCCTGGGACTTCTCCACCTGGGGCTACACACACTTGCATGAAGCAGCAAAGACATCTTCTTTCTCCCCCACTCCGGATCAGTCCCAGAAACTCAAGGGAAACTTCTCGTGACTGCGCTCATTCTCCTAACTGCTAACTCTGACACGGTATTGTCCCTAGCTACTGTTCCCCCTCAGGagctctgtccccagccccagccaggcagcccctctCCCTAACATCTCTGGGGCTGGCtgtgcctttccctctccctgggtcATGACATCCTAAGTCTGGGTATTACTGAGAACACTGGAGGCGGCATCCCCACCTGCAAACCACTGCCcgtcctccctcccatcctcccaggAGCTTTGGTCAGTGTCTGGGGAGGAAGGCCACCGGCATTTGTGGGCTGCAGGGGAGCAGGGCAAAGATAGGGTCATGGCAGAGGTGGCATCCTTGCCTGAGCTCTGGGACACCAGCATGGTGGGGGGACTTTTTCTCTCTGCATCTCCCATGCTAGTCCCCTAGCTCCACGTTCTGCTGCAGGCCCCATGGGGACTCATGCCCCCCAAAGACTCTCTCCCGTGATGCAACGACAAATGCTTCTTTCCTCTTAGGGGTTAACCCCACAGGTAAGCTCAGGTGGGAGTGCCCGGAGCCACACATGGGgctggaagagggagaatctgccctttcctctcctccctccaggaGCTTCCAGGATGGGGCAGGTCAAGGTCTCTCGAGTCCCTGATGGCCAGCCCCCTCCCTATACCCATGGTGAGAAAGGCAGGAGCTGAGCGCCACATCCCCTGGGCAGAGCAGTGGGAGACaggatggggaagaaaagaagagtcaCTCCCGTGTCACCCCCCAGCTCCCGGTCCAGGCTCTTTAGCATTAAGCCCTGGGTCTGGGTCAAAACACTGCAAAGATCCTCTCCCAGAGGGTGGTTCACAGATGGACTGTCTGCCCAAACTCATCATCTGCCCAATGGTGGAATGTGGGGTTCAGTGGCCTGCCcacaccccagccccccagcagCACGTAGGCTCACTCCCCAGTTACCTCCCCACACAGCCAGAGGCAGACTCTCAGTGACAATCAGTTAAAATTTAGTGAGTACACAGATTGGGGGGGCACAATGGGGTCTTCTCTAGAACCGATGCAGTCAAGTCTCCCAGGAACAGAAGTGCCCTCTAGAAGATCTCAGAGCTGCCTGCCCAGTCGAAGATGTCTGTATCCCCCAGAAACAGGGTCCTCTCCATACCTGAGCATAGCGCGTCCCACTGTCAGGTACCTGACATGCTCCTCCCACCAGCCTCTGACatgggattgggggtgggggtggggcggatgCTGACCCTCCAGACCACTGCTCCTGACCAGAGAGGCAGCGGAGGTGGAACCGGGATAGGAAAAGCAATAAGTTAAAACCAGGAACAGCCAGAGACGTGGCAGGACAGGTGGGGACATCACAGGAGTCCCAGGAGTCTCTGCAGGCAGGCGGCTGGGGGGCTCAGAAGGCTGGGTTGTTGATGCCCCTGGGCACCCTGGCATATTCTTCAGGACTGAAGCTGTAGGGAGGGGGCGGCTCCATGGGGGGCAGGACAGGTTTCAGAATAATCTGCAAGTGAAAGAAGGGACAGAGTCTTCTCAGGGCCTGGCACCAGCCATCACCACACAAGTGTTAGTCGTGCATCCCTCCCAGGGAGAAGGGCGACCCAATGGTGGCTGCAAAGCCCCCTCGAGGTCCGGGGGCCTGGTGGTGTAAGGACGACCTTGCTATCCCATTGCTCTAAGAATCTGGACAAGAGGGAGGTCAGGCCAGCTGAGGAATGGAGCAAGGAGTGGAACAGAGACACCCACCTCGCTGTAGGGGGGCGGGGGGTCAAAGGTAGACGTCCTGACCCTCTCTGTGGGGGCAATGGAGGGCGGCTCCGGGGGCCCCTGGTGATCCACTGGGGGGTCCTGCTCTGGTTCTCCACAGCTGCGACAGAACCGCTTAGCCAGGCAGCAGATGCACAAAAGGGGAAAGATGATGAGGAAGGTGATGACGAAGATCCTGGGGTGAGGAACCACCGACATCTCCCTGAGTCCCTGGGCTGTCCCCACCGCCCCTCCCACCCAACCTAGACCACCCCTTGGGCAGGAAGTGCCGGTGCCCCCGCCATGGGTGTGCCAGAGGAGCCTGCCCTGGGCTCACCTCAGGGGACTGGAGAAGAGCTCGTATTCTTGGCAGCAGCTGTCACCACAGCACTTGAATCCTTTGGGGCACATGctgggggggggtaggggggcaaAGAGAGACTGTTGGTACCAATGTGGCAGAAGATCCCAGACTCCCCAAAACTCACCCATGTCCTCTGGGCACAAGCCACGCCCCAGCAGGGTGGGGAGTAGAGGACCTGCTTGGGCCCTGGGGAAGAATCTGGGGCTGGGACTCAGGAGCTGGATTCTAGGCTCACTACTTGTGCGTCACACTCCCTTCTGggtctcagtctcctcatctacGAAATGGGTGTAATCAATCTCCTACAGACTTCagcaggcaggtggggtgggggcggagtGTTGTGGCGAGCCCTGTTTGGTGCCCATGGACTAAGAGGTGAAAAGGAGTGTGTGTTCCTGGAACATCcaggctgacttttttttttttttttaaagattttatttcacagggagagaaagatcataagtaggtagagaggcaggcagaggggatgggggaagcaggctccctgctaattCAGGGCTCCTGAGGTcttgacctgatccaaaggcagaggcttaacccattgaaccacccaggcgcccctccagggcTGACTTGATGGAAACATTCATCCGCTCAGGGACCAGCCCACCTAAGCCCCTCCTCATTGCGCTCAGGCCTTCCGGTATTTACGTTTTAAGATGGGCACAGGCGGTTTGCGGGCCCCACTCCCCGGGGGTAGGGTGGGTACCCTCCGAAGAGAGAAtgcctgagacccagagaggacgGAAAGAGGGGCGGGGATTAGACTTCAGACACGCCCATAAGTGCGACTCCGCCCCGCTTGGCTGGAGGAAGAGGGCGGGGAGTGGGGGTAACGGGGAAACCCTCTTCCGCAAAAAAGGCAGTGGGTGAACATGACAAACTAGGTGACTTTCTGCCCCCCACCATGAAGGCAAGTAGAGGACGACTCGGGGTGTCTCCACCCCAGACTGGAAGTTATAGCCCAAACCCCAAACTTACAAGAAGAGTCCACATTTGGCAGCAGCCTGGtggaagaaaagaagacagaggttgggggggggggtcataaACCGGGGAGCGGCATCTCTACCCACCTGCTGCCCAGTACCTGAGAACCTGCAGCAGGTTCCCAGTAGATCAGCACCCTCCCCCGAGCCTGCTCTGCACCTCACCCAGATCTGTGACCCGAGCCCCACCTGACACCGGGCACCCCCAGCTCTTTTTCTCGGCACCACACCTGCTCACCCCCAGGTCTGTAGGCTCACGCCTCTTACCTCCCCTCCAGTCCATCTCCTTTCCATGCCTCATCTACAATCGGGGGGGGAACCAGCAACTCCTCTCATGCCAATCACTCCCCATACCGCAGGCAAGTTCTACCCAGCCAATCCCATCACCCAAAACCTTGCTGGACGCTCCCCTTCAGTGGTCCCTGGTGCCTGGACCCCCAGCAACCAGTCTCTCCTCTTTGCCCTCTTGCATACACACCCACTGGGAGTTCCCTGAACACTCCAGGCTGTTTTACACCTGCGTGCAAGGGAAagccctcttcctcctgccttcctccttcaCAATCAGCCAAACCCCTATTCATCTTTCTGATCTCTTGCCtggcgggtggggtggggttccCCGTTCTTTGAAGCCACCCAGACCCTCCTCTCTGGGCtcagctccctcccttcctcttctacACCAGTTCTGTGGGGCTAACTCGGGTACGGGAGTAGCAATGATGTGTAAAACCCTTGCCTGAAACAGTCTTACCCCAGGTATCTGTAAAGCTGgctcctgccccccaccatcTTATTGAAAACTCCATCTTCTCCCCGCCAGCACCCCACCACGTTCTTCTGCAGCGCTCCTATCCACATCGAGCATACTCTAAGTTTCCCCTTGTCTTGTGCATTGGATGTCTCATCAGAAGAATATAAACTCCGGGAAGGCAGGCATTTTGGCCTGTCATCACTGGTGAAAAACCCATCCGCCACAACATCCGCAGAATGAATGGAAGAACCTTCACTTATTACCTGGTTTCGTTTCCTCCCGGTTGCTCCCAGGCTGCTCCCAGACTgcagggagggtggaggggggggGATGCATGGGTGGGAACAGAGGAGCGAATGGGAGGTTATCTGTCACTCCACCCCAGCCTCGGGGGACAAAGAACCACAATAAGAAACAGATGTCGACCTTGGCAACAGGACTATCAAGTCTTCATACCTAGACTCGAAATAACTCAATCACCTTTCAAATACTAATGACTGTAAAGCCAAGAAAACCAATTGACAGCCAGTAACGGGTGGGCTCAGGTCCTTCCGGAAGCCTTCCTCCCATAAGCCTTGGCCCTGGGGGATTAGAGCAGGAATCAACCACCAAACGCTGACCCAGAGAGGTCTGGAGCTTCACAGCACACAGAGGCACCTGCAGAGCTAGGGACAGACCAAGGGGTCCAGGCACTTGGGGGtaccctcttccctctccagaTTCCGGACCCTGTCTCTCCCCACTCTCCAGGTCCCAACTAAGaaggacagaaaacaaacaggtTTAATAAATTAACCTTGAATTGGTGTTTGGGAGGGTAGATCTCTCAAATTCTCTTCCCCCACTTTAAACTGGGGTGATCTTGTCTGAAGTGGCTCAGTTTTGAGTTTCACTGAGCATCAGCATGGTCCTGGGAGCCTCAGCTTCCAGACACCTGCAACGGGGATCCTGTCAGCCCCTGCCGCCTGAAGTTGCTGGGAGGAATCAAGAGGATGCTCAGCCCAGAGCTGGCGCCCACGGCTTGCATGGCGGCTGAGTAGGAGGAGCGCCAGGGCTTGGGGGCAGAGCCCCATGAGGCAACATGTTTGTGTGACTGTGCCCTGTTCTGGGGAGGGAGCCCGGGATGTCAATGACATTCTTTAGTAGAAGTGAAAAATTCCCATTCTAGGCCCATGTCAGTTGCCAGGATgatctcccatcccgggactgcCCATGTCAGTTGCCAGGATGATCTCCCATCCCAGGACTGGACAGATCTCCCACAACATTTTCGGAGTTTAACAGAGGAACAGGAGGAATGAGGGGGCGCATAAACCCTGCGACCTGCTCAGAATCACTAATTTCAAAGGTCAAGCCAGCCTTGGGTCCAGCAGCCAGATCCAATCCAGATCCAGGCTGGAATCCTACGGCTACTCCCAGGAGGGGTGGAAGGAGCCTTCTCTCCCCTAAGGCACAAACAGACACAGTCCCAGAGAGGGCGAGAGCTTcccccaaggtcacccagcactAGAGGAACAGGGTTAGGGTGACAGGCTGGCCAGGCGCCCAGGCCTCAGGCCCCCCTAATTCCCGCTTTCTGACGCGATGGGAAGAAGCGGGAAGGACAAGCCCTGGCTAATAGGAGGGTCAAAGTCCCCACTCAACAGCGAGGCACAAGGTGTCAGACggtggtgggcaggggtggggtccCTCTTCACGGTCCCCCCGCAGGCGACAGGAGCCCAGACCTTCTCAGGGACTCCCCGGCTGCCCCCACATCCACCTCCCcggcaaaaagagaaaggaagtcgCTAATTGCGTTCGGTCACGAGGAAATCCTGACAATGGAAGGTGGTGACCGGGCTCCAGAAGTAGGCCCCTGACCCACAAGGGTAGGGCCCTGAAAGTTCTATACTTTCACCTCCCAAGCGCTCACCTGTTGGGGGCCGGTCAGCAGACCGAACAGCAAAGTGGGTACGAGGCCGGGGACCCAGGTGTCGGACATCCTGGCACGGGGGCGGAGGAGCTTCCGTGTGtaggtggaggaggggagaggcggGGCGGCGACCTCTCCCACGTCTGTCCACCTATGGGGCCCCGCCTGGGGATGGGGGCGGAGCTTATGCACCCGCGAAGGGCCGGACTAGGgccaggaagggggaggaggaggggaggagaggggaaaagatCGGGTTTGGGTATTGCGAGTTGGGAGGTAGA is a window from the Neovison vison isolate M4711 chromosome 5, ASM_NN_V1, whole genome shotgun sequence genome containing:
- the TMEM92 gene encoding transmembrane protein 92 isoform X2: MERRWTGGEAAAKCGLFFMCPKGFKCCGDSCCQEYELFSSPLRIFVITFLIIFPLLCICCLAKRFCRSCGEPEQDPPVDHQGPPEPPSIAPTERVRTSTFDPPPPYSEIILKPVLPPMEPPPPYSFSPEEYARVPRGINNPAF
- the TMEM92 gene encoding transmembrane protein 92 isoform X1, with amino-acid sequence MSDTWVPGLVPTLLFGLLTGPQQAAAKCGLFFMCPKGFKCCGDSCCQEYELFSSPLRIFVITFLIIFPLLCICCLAKRFCRSCGEPEQDPPVDHQGPPEPPSIAPTERVRTSTFDPPPPYSEIILKPVLPPMEPPPPYSFSPEEYARVPRGINNPAF